One Paenibacillus crassostreae DNA segment encodes these proteins:
- a CDS encoding helix-turn-helix transcriptional regulator, producing the protein MSDDISYTTEEIAKLLKISKLTVYDLIKKGELASYRVGKQMRVDPIDLEAYKQRSKGIPMNEQPIKLESLTPTPTQPQATNVGLRPLVITGQDLVLDILAKYMETHMDGIRPLRAYVGSLDSLISMYRGESDIVSTHLLDGDTGEYNLPYIRRILVGNSYIVVNLLSRNAGLYVKQGNPLSLKTWADLATKGLRLSNREKGSGARVLLDEQLRLHGIKPDQLLGYNQVESNHLGVASKVASGEADVGVGIEKAASIVGNIDFIPLIKENYDLVMLKTANNHIWIEPLLHILRSDEFRKELQSIAGYDLSRTGEILLET; encoded by the coding sequence ATGTCCGACGATATCTCGTATACTACCGAAGAAATTGCCAAGTTACTTAAGATATCTAAACTCACCGTATATGACTTAATAAAAAAAGGTGAGTTAGCGTCATATCGGGTTGGTAAACAGATGCGCGTGGACCCCATCGACCTTGAAGCTTATAAACAACGATCCAAAGGAATACCAATGAACGAACAGCCCATAAAATTGGAATCTCTAACTCCAACTCCGACTCAACCACAAGCCACTAATGTTGGGTTACGACCTCTCGTTATTACAGGTCAGGATCTCGTTCTTGACATTCTAGCGAAATATATGGAGACCCATATGGATGGAATACGCCCACTCCGTGCTTATGTAGGAAGCCTAGATAGTTTAATCTCGATGTACCGGGGTGAATCTGACATTGTCAGTACTCATCTTCTCGATGGTGATACAGGAGAATACAATCTACCCTATATCCGAAGAATTCTTGTAGGCAACTCTTATATCGTTGTCAATTTGCTCTCTAGAAATGCAGGATTGTATGTCAAGCAAGGAAATCCACTATCATTAAAGACTTGGGCTGATTTGGCCACTAAGGGCTTACGTCTATCCAATCGCGAGAAAGGTTCTGGTGCTCGGGTATTATTAGATGAACAACTACGTCTACATGGAATAAAGCCCGATCAACTATTGGGCTATAATCAAGTGGAGAGCAATCATCTCGGGGTAGCGTCTAAGGTGGCATCAGGTGAAGCAGATGTTGGTGTAGGCATCGAGAAAGCTGCTTCTATTGTAGGCAATATCGATTTCATACCATTAATCAAAGAAAACTATGATCTTGTTATGCTCAAAACTGCAAATAATCACATATGGATTGAGCCCCTACTTCATATTCTAAGATCGGATGAATTCAGGAAAGAACTTCAGTCCATTGCGGGTTATGATCTGTCCCGGACAGGGGAAATATTACTGGAAACGTAA
- the modA gene encoding molybdate ABC transporter substrate-binding protein, giving the protein MFTSNNKIFLSILLAMTFILAGCGTTSNTNNQMNSTHLKDDIDNSDHAVETVELTISAAASLTDALTEIMYTYEDNNPHVHLNINFGGSGALQQQIEQGAPVDIFMSAAVKNMNALVDEQLIDADQQINLLKNELVVVTPQDNGTTVDKMSDLTKDAVKIIAIGIPESVPAGNYAKAALTTVNLWDVLQDKTVQAKDVRQVLQYLETGNADAGFVYKTDALTSDKVKVAFTVDQATYPAVQYPIGIVKATRQLIEAEHFYTYLQSQEALDVFIKYGFSSLNE; this is encoded by the coding sequence ATGTTCACTAGCAATAATAAAATATTCTTATCTATTCTATTGGCTATGACTTTTATATTAGCAGGATGTGGTACTACAAGTAATACTAATAACCAAATGAATTCAACTCATCTCAAAGACGATATAGATAATTCTGATCACGCCGTTGAGACAGTAGAACTGACGATTTCAGCAGCGGCAAGCTTAACTGATGCCTTAACGGAAATTATGTATACATATGAAGACAACAACCCGCATGTACATTTGAACATTAACTTTGGTGGATCTGGTGCACTTCAGCAGCAGATTGAACAAGGGGCACCCGTTGATATATTCATGTCTGCAGCAGTCAAGAATATGAATGCACTTGTGGACGAACAGTTAATTGATGCGGATCAACAGATTAATTTGTTGAAGAATGAACTAGTTGTAGTGACTCCACAAGATAACGGAACAACCGTTGATAAGATGAGTGATCTAACGAAAGATGCAGTGAAAATCATTGCTATTGGCATTCCAGAGAGTGTTCCTGCAGGAAACTACGCCAAAGCGGCACTAACTACTGTGAATCTATGGGATGTTTTGCAAGATAAAACGGTGCAAGCTAAGGATGTCAGACAAGTGTTGCAATATTTAGAAACTGGAAATGCGGATGCTGGATTTGTTTATAAGACAGATGCGCTAACATCGGATAAAGTAAAAGTTGCATTTACAGTTGATCAAGCCACTTATCCAGCAGTTCAATATCCGATAGGGATCGTGAAGGCTACTAGACAACTAATCGAGGCTGAACATTTCTATACATATTTACAATCGCAGGAGGCACTTGATGTGTTTATTAAATATGGCTTTTCTTCCTTAAACGAATGA